One window of the Oncorhynchus mykiss isolate Arlee chromosome 5, USDA_OmykA_1.1, whole genome shotgun sequence genome contains the following:
- the LOC110523468 gene encoding uncharacterized protein LOC110523468, protein MPDKNSRLRQAQEEAEEVKVIMMDNMEKTEERKAKLQDLDKRAEELKFKSKSFHKTSMKVKEQKKCDNIKAKWKLIAVVAASAIIVILVATFMLVNRSSPENTHDIGSIPMNEGGITPTTIGPGK, encoded by the exons ATG CCTGACAAGAACAGTCGGCTGCGTCAGGCTCAGGAAGAGGCGGAGGAGGTGAAGGTCATCATGATGGACAACATGGAGAAGACCGAGGAACGCAAGGCGAAACTGCAGGACCTTGACAAAAGGGCTGAGGAACTGAAGTTCAAA AGCAAGTCCTTCCACAAGACCTCAATGAAGGTGAAGGAGCAGAAGAAATGTGACAACATCAAGGCCAAATGGAAGCTCATTGCTGTTGTTGCAGCCTCGGCCATAATTGTCATTCTAGTAGCTACCTTCATGTTGGTCAACAGATCAAGCCCTGAAAACACACATGATATAGGCAGTATCCCAATGAACGAAGGAGGCATTACACCAACAACCATTGGGCCTGGGAAGTAG
- the stard4 gene encoding stAR-related lipid transfer protein 4 isoform X2 gives MGTLQEPSALTARLQNTLMSYHSLDENEWRVAKKSKDVTVWRKSSEEFHGYLYKSQGMVDDNPNRIVDYIRPGPYRLDWDSLMTAMDIIENLDQGCCVMRYTTAGQLWNIIAPREFIDFSYTTDYQDGLLSCGISVEHEEQHQSYVRGFNHPCGWFCVPTPDSTTTPAQSLLTGWSC, from the exons ATGGGAACCTTGCAAGAACCCAGTGCTTTGACAGCCAGACTGCAGAACACTCTCATGTCTTACCATAGCCTGGATGAGAATGAGTGGAGGGTAGCCAAGAAATCG AAAGATGTCACGGTATGGAGAAAGTCATCAGAGGAGTTTCATGGCTATCT GTATAAATCCCAGGGTATGGTCGACGATAACCCCAATAGAATAGTGGATTACATACGCCCTGGGCCTTATCGATTAGACTGGGATAGTTTGATGACAGCAATGGACATAATAGAAAACCTTGATCAG ggctGTTGTGTGATGAGGTACACAACTGCAGGCCAGCTGTGGAACATCATAGCTCCCAGAGAGTTTATTGATTTCTCCTACACCACAGACTACCAGGATGGACTATTGTCCTGCG GTATCAGTGTGGAGCATGAGGAGCAGCATCAGAGTTATGTCCGGGGCTTCAACCACCCATGTGGCTGGTTCTGTGTGCCCACCCCAGATAGCACCACCACCCCAGCCCAGAGCCTCCTGACAGG ttGGTCTTGTTAG
- the stard4 gene encoding stAR-related lipid transfer protein 4 isoform X1 yields the protein MGTLQEPSALTARLQNTLMSYHSLDENEWRVAKKSKDVTVWRKSSEEFHGYLYKSQGMVDDNPNRIVDYIRPGPYRLDWDSLMTAMDIIENLDQGCCVMRYTTAGQLWNIIAPREFIDFSYTTDYQDGLLSCGISVEHEEQHQSYVRGFNHPCGWFCVPTPDSTTTPAQSLLTGYIQTDLRGMIPQSAVDTAMASTLINFYTDLRRALKKA from the exons ATGGGAACCTTGCAAGAACCCAGTGCTTTGACAGCCAGACTGCAGAACACTCTCATGTCTTACCATAGCCTGGATGAGAATGAGTGGAGGGTAGCCAAGAAATCG AAAGATGTCACGGTATGGAGAAAGTCATCAGAGGAGTTTCATGGCTATCT GTATAAATCCCAGGGTATGGTCGACGATAACCCCAATAGAATAGTGGATTACATACGCCCTGGGCCTTATCGATTAGACTGGGATAGTTTGATGACAGCAATGGACATAATAGAAAACCTTGATCAG ggctGTTGTGTGATGAGGTACACAACTGCAGGCCAGCTGTGGAACATCATAGCTCCCAGAGAGTTTATTGATTTCTCCTACACCACAGACTACCAGGATGGACTATTGTCCTGCG GTATCAGTGTGGAGCATGAGGAGCAGCATCAGAGTTATGTCCGGGGCTTCAACCACCCATGTGGCTGGTTCTGTGTGCCCACCCCAGATAGCACCACCACCCCAGCCCAGAGCCTCCTGACAGGGTACATTCAGACAGACCTCCGGGGTATGATCCCCCAGTCTGCCGTGGACACAGCCATGGCCAGCACCCTCATCAACTTCTACACTGACCTGCGCAGGGCTCTGAAGAAGGCCTAA
- the stard4 gene encoding stAR-related lipid transfer protein 4 isoform X3 — protein MVDDNPNRIVDYIRPGPYRLDWDSLMTAMDIIENLDQGCCVMRYTTAGQLWNIIAPREFIDFSYTTDYQDGLLSCGISVEHEEQHQSYVRGFNHPCGWFCVPTPDSTTTPAQSLLTGYIQTDLRGMIPQSAVDTAMASTLINFYTDLRRALKKA, from the exons ATGGTCGACGATAACCCCAATAGAATAGTGGATTACATACGCCCTGGGCCTTATCGATTAGACTGGGATAGTTTGATGACAGCAATGGACATAATAGAAAACCTTGATCAG ggctGTTGTGTGATGAGGTACACAACTGCAGGCCAGCTGTGGAACATCATAGCTCCCAGAGAGTTTATTGATTTCTCCTACACCACAGACTACCAGGATGGACTATTGTCCTGCG GTATCAGTGTGGAGCATGAGGAGCAGCATCAGAGTTATGTCCGGGGCTTCAACCACCCATGTGGCTGGTTCTGTGTGCCCACCCCAGATAGCACCACCACCCCAGCCCAGAGCCTCCTGACAGGGTACATTCAGACAGACCTCCGGGGTATGATCCCCCAGTCTGCCGTGGACACAGCCATGGCCAGCACCCTCATCAACTTCTACACTGACCTGCGCAGGGCTCTGAAGAAGGCCTAA
- the marveld2a gene encoding MARVEL domain-containing protein 2 isoform X2 — MTSGGGPCGRTERVRHEPHYDQVPPGSLRRNDPFDLQPLRYQRSTELALSSDPLPPPPLPDQPPVGPEYDPSVSEDNPDPDPDPHLELDPALDIKPVHRFIPDSWKSFFRGTSLRSSKPCPMPASSSSSNNNNSTSGGVRCSPPHSPSLPRSYRDPYGGSGGSSYNSRKELLGVGDHQESISGRTLHTALTYSERVEEYHERYGYMKSWAGLLRILGCVELLLGAAVFACVCAYVHKDNEWFNMFGYSSPGSAYGGYGGGMYGAGTGGSYYSGPQTPFVLVVAGLAWIVTVILLVIGMTMYYRTILLDSSWWPLTEFTINLAMAVLYMAAAVVYVRDTTRGGLCSLPIFNNGINGAFCRTEAGQTAAIIFLFVTMVIYLIGAIVCLKLWRHEQARMYREKYGLEMHTTDSPAARSLPVPEPIQSSTVVPIQAAVPKAGPPKVLQGAIPSGHIPKPVIMPDYIAKYPTIRTVDERDQYRAVFNDQYSEYKELHADVQATTRKFDELDAMMRALPQHPNSQMEYDRVNKILQEYQRKKNDPTFQEKRERCEYLKNKLAHIKQKIHEYDKVMEWNDGYG; from the exons ATGACCTCTGGAGGAGGTCCCTGCGGCCGCACTGAGCGTGTCCGTCATGAACCCCATTACGACCAGGTCCCGCCAGGCTCCCTACGCCGAAACGACCCCTTTGACCTTCAACCCCTGAGGTACCAGCGGAGCACCGAACTAGCCCTGAGCTCTGATCCCCTTCCGCCCCCTCCCCTGCCCGACCAGCCCCCTGTGGGGCCCGAGTATGACCCCAGCGTCAGTGAGGACAACCCAGACCCTGACCCAGATCCACACCTCGAACTAGACCCTGCCCTCGACATCAAACCGGTCCACCGTTTCATCCCTGACTCGTGGAAGAGCTTCTTCAGAGGGACCAGTCTCCGCAGCAGCAAGCCCTGCCCCatgcctgcctcctcctcctcttctaacaacaacaacagcaccagTGGCGGGGTGCGCTGCTCGCCCCCACACTCGCCCTCCCTGCCCAGATCCTACCGGGACCCCTATGGGGGGTCGGGGGGAAGCAGCTACAACTCCCGCAAGGAGCTCCTGGGAGTGGGTGACCACCAAGAGTCAATTTCGGGACGCACACTCCACACGGCGCTCACCTACAGCGAGCGGGTGGAAGAGTACCACGAGCGCTACGGCTACATGAAGTCCTGGGCGGGCCTGCTGAGGATTCTGGGATGCGTGGAGCTGCTGCTGGGTGCAGCGGTGTTCGCCTGCGTGTGCGCGTACGTGCACAAGGACAACGAGTGGTTCAACATGTTTGGCTACTCCTCGCCTGGAAGTGCATACGGAGGCTACGGAGGGGGGATGTACGGAGCGGGCACCGGAGGGTCCTACTACTCGGGTCCTCAGACTCCGTTTGTGTTAGTTGTGGCGGGGCTGGCCTGGATCGTGACTGTGATATTGTTGGTGATAGGGATGACTATGTACTACCGCACCATCCTACTGGATTCCTCCTGGTGGCCCCTGACAGAGTTTACTATAAACCTGGCCATGGCCGTGCTCTACATGGCTGCAG CTGTAGTCTACGTCAGGGACACCACGCGGGGCGGTCTCTGCTCCCTTCCCATCTTCAACAATGGCATCAACGGGGCTTTTTGCCGCACCGAGGCCGGACAGACAGCCGCCATCATCTTTCTGTTCGTCACCATGGTGATCTACCTGATCGGGGCCATTGTGTGTCTGAAGTTGTGGCGGCACGAGCAGGCACGCATGTACCGGGAAAAGTATGGCCTGGAG ATGCATACGACAGATTCCCCTGCGGCGCGGTCTTTG CCGGTTCCAGAGCCAATTCAGAGTTCTACTGTGGTTCCCATCCAGGCTGCGGTACCCAAGGCAGGGCCACCGAAGGTTCTACAGGGAGCTATCCCTTCTGGTCACATCCCCAAACCAGTCATCATGCCTGACTATATAGC TAAGTACCCAACCATCCGTACGGTCGATGAGCGGGACCAGTACCGGGCTGTGTTCAATGACCAGTACTCTGAGTACAAGGAGCTCCACGCCGACGTGCAGGCCACCACCAGGAAGTTTGACGAGCTGGACGCCATGATGCGTGCCCTACCCCAGCACCCCAACAGTCAGATG
- the marveld2a gene encoding MARVEL domain-containing protein 2 isoform X1 has product MTSGGGPCGRTERVRHEPHYDQVPPGSLRRNDPFDLQPLRYQRSTELALSSDPLPPPPLPDQPPVGPEYDPSVSEDNPDPDPDPHLELDPALDIKPVHRFIPDSWKSFFRGTSLRSSKPCPMPASSSSSNNNNSTSGGVRCSPPHSPSLPRSYRDPYGGSGGSSYNSRKELLGVGDHQESISGRTLHTALTYSERVEEYHERYGYMKSWAGLLRILGCVELLLGAAVFACVCAYVHKDNEWFNMFGYSSPGSAYGGYGGGMYGAGTGGSYYSGPQTPFVLVVAGLAWIVTVILLVIGMTMYYRTILLDSSWWPLTEFTINLAMAVLYMAAAVVYVRDTTRGGLCSLPIFNNGINGAFCRTEAGQTAAIIFLFVTMVIYLIGAIVCLKLWRHEQARMYREKYGLEMHTTDSPAARSLMPVPEPIQSSTVVPIQAAVPKAGPPKVLQGAIPSGHIPKPVIMPDYIAKYPTIRTVDERDQYRAVFNDQYSEYKELHADVQATTRKFDELDAMMRALPQHPNSQMEYDRVNKILQEYQRKKNDPTFQEKRERCEYLKNKLAHIKQKIHEYDKVMEWNDGYG; this is encoded by the exons ATGACCTCTGGAGGAGGTCCCTGCGGCCGCACTGAGCGTGTCCGTCATGAACCCCATTACGACCAGGTCCCGCCAGGCTCCCTACGCCGAAACGACCCCTTTGACCTTCAACCCCTGAGGTACCAGCGGAGCACCGAACTAGCCCTGAGCTCTGATCCCCTTCCGCCCCCTCCCCTGCCCGACCAGCCCCCTGTGGGGCCCGAGTATGACCCCAGCGTCAGTGAGGACAACCCAGACCCTGACCCAGATCCACACCTCGAACTAGACCCTGCCCTCGACATCAAACCGGTCCACCGTTTCATCCCTGACTCGTGGAAGAGCTTCTTCAGAGGGACCAGTCTCCGCAGCAGCAAGCCCTGCCCCatgcctgcctcctcctcctcttctaacaacaacaacagcaccagTGGCGGGGTGCGCTGCTCGCCCCCACACTCGCCCTCCCTGCCCAGATCCTACCGGGACCCCTATGGGGGGTCGGGGGGAAGCAGCTACAACTCCCGCAAGGAGCTCCTGGGAGTGGGTGACCACCAAGAGTCAATTTCGGGACGCACACTCCACACGGCGCTCACCTACAGCGAGCGGGTGGAAGAGTACCACGAGCGCTACGGCTACATGAAGTCCTGGGCGGGCCTGCTGAGGATTCTGGGATGCGTGGAGCTGCTGCTGGGTGCAGCGGTGTTCGCCTGCGTGTGCGCGTACGTGCACAAGGACAACGAGTGGTTCAACATGTTTGGCTACTCCTCGCCTGGAAGTGCATACGGAGGCTACGGAGGGGGGATGTACGGAGCGGGCACCGGAGGGTCCTACTACTCGGGTCCTCAGACTCCGTTTGTGTTAGTTGTGGCGGGGCTGGCCTGGATCGTGACTGTGATATTGTTGGTGATAGGGATGACTATGTACTACCGCACCATCCTACTGGATTCCTCCTGGTGGCCCCTGACAGAGTTTACTATAAACCTGGCCATGGCCGTGCTCTACATGGCTGCAG CTGTAGTCTACGTCAGGGACACCACGCGGGGCGGTCTCTGCTCCCTTCCCATCTTCAACAATGGCATCAACGGGGCTTTTTGCCGCACCGAGGCCGGACAGACAGCCGCCATCATCTTTCTGTTCGTCACCATGGTGATCTACCTGATCGGGGCCATTGTGTGTCTGAAGTTGTGGCGGCACGAGCAGGCACGCATGTACCGGGAAAAGTATGGCCTGGAG ATGCATACGACAGATTCCCCTGCGGCGCGGTCTTTG ATGCCGGTTCCAGAGCCAATTCAGAGTTCTACTGTGGTTCCCATCCAGGCTGCGGTACCCAAGGCAGGGCCACCGAAGGTTCTACAGGGAGCTATCCCTTCTGGTCACATCCCCAAACCAGTCATCATGCCTGACTATATAGC TAAGTACCCAACCATCCGTACGGTCGATGAGCGGGACCAGTACCGGGCTGTGTTCAATGACCAGTACTCTGAGTACAAGGAGCTCCACGCCGACGTGCAGGCCACCACCAGGAAGTTTGACGAGCTGGACGCCATGATGCGTGCCCTACCCCAGCACCCCAACAGTCAGATG